From a single Okeanomitos corallinicola TIOX110 genomic region:
- a CDS encoding NADPH-dependent FMN reductase: MVKIVGIGGSLRPGSYTQLGLKIAAQRIEALGAEVEILDLREMQLPFCNGGKEYPEYPDVQRLRDTVSNADGLILATPEYHGSVSGVIKNALDLMSFDQLSGKVTGVISILGGQVNSNALNDLRIIMRWVHGWVIPEQIAIGQAYSAFSPEGKLLDDKLSQRFDQFAQSLVDNTRKLRGVN, from the coding sequence ATGGTAAAAATTGTTGGTATTGGTGGTAGTTTAAGACCCGGATCTTATACTCAGCTAGGGTTAAAAATAGCAGCGCAAAGAATTGAAGCCTTGGGTGCAGAGGTAGAAATTCTCGATTTACGGGAAATGCAGCTACCTTTTTGTAATGGTGGCAAAGAATATCCAGAATATCCAGATGTACAACGGTTGCGCGATACTGTTAGCAATGCTGACGGTTTAATTTTAGCGACACCAGAATATCATGGTAGCGTTAGTGGTGTGATCAAAAACGCTTTAGATTTAATGAGTTTTGATCAACTATCTGGGAAAGTGACAGGAGTAATTAGCATTTTGGGTGGTCAGGTTAATAGTAATGCTCTCAATGACCTAAGAATCATTATGAGATGGGTACATGGCTGGGTAATTCCCGAACAGATAGCGATTGGACAAGCTTACAGTGCTTTTAGTCCTGAAGGTAAATTATTGGATGATAAACTATCTCAACGGTTTGATCAGTTTGCTCAAAGTTTGGTAGATAATACGCGGAAATTGCGCGGAGTTAATTAG